One window of Hydractinia symbiolongicarpus strain clone_291-10 chromosome 3, HSymV2.1, whole genome shotgun sequence genomic DNA carries:
- the LOC130635714 gene encoding structural maintenance of chromosomes protein 4-like, whose product MVVENANEENILPPNQSETSQDVVGNKRLIISHIENINFKSYAGKQILGPFHKSFSSIVGPNGSGKSNVIDAMLFVFGYRSKKIRSKKVSLLIHNSENHQNIESCSVTVFFQKIIDLPGDDFEVVPNSQFRVCRVARKDGSSDYYMNGKKATFKEIGTILRACGIDLDHNRFLILQGEVEQISMMKPKAESEHDDGMLEYLEDIIGTNRFKEPIEQAYKEVEELNEKRGEKLNRAKAVEKEKDELEGAKNEATEFLTMENKIIKKNHMLYQKYIFDCTEIESKSTEKRDEIKKQLDDLQEQLKVFIDQKKEKGKEYKKINKLFDQLVEEAEEKKKAFAEFEKYDLKIREELKHRKQNKKKLDKSLEAEKKKFEELKNVPEKSQAEIEQCTQSLEQLEKQKESEEQKLNEIMAGLKHETEGMQQEKEVKEHELMEKQKNVNEAKSKLDVASSELEIYLSEFKKLQEQFEKAKDNAEKAKEVREEKEKQFVSFQEDLPVLNKELSEAKKELEVVTEEESQISGKVKVNRLKVEETRSSMQASQSRGAVIEALMKEKKNGRLKGIYGRLGDLGGIDNKYDIAISTSCGALDFIVVDNMETAQKGVEFLRKNNIGSTTFIALDKVAHWKQKANSKIKTPENVKRLYDLVQMKDEAVKTAFYFAMKDTLVADTLDQATRIAYPKEPKAQRWRVVTLKGELIEMSGTMSGGGTKPSKGRMGCRVTETVDPKTVEKLQRDLNVDLEKLETLRQRKSNLEDTVQNLTKQLQNAEHQLKKLKMEIESLSVQEKEQKERVKVLSNQVKNSTPDPNHEKKLRKEIDGYEKTYKKAADAAGKIEKEVQSLHNKIMEIGKSKLGGQQAKVDSVNKIIDEVTQRKTKASVALKTADRNIKKAEEKVKSIEKDVEENTAAIKNIEEVELKKLEDDATTVLNEAQEGQEKMKEMQLKLEEVKTAFEATDKDEADLRSKEIDIKHEHQKYETTVKENHNKIIHWQNKLTGLALHNVPKSASESSSEAETLIALTPEEIQELDDTAIAYEITVLTEKLAEMQPNMAAITEYFKKEEAYLSRVKELEEVTTERDDKRKEHDSLRKQRLDEFMAGFSIITTKLKEMYQMITLGGDAELELVDSLDPFSEGIVFSVRPPKKSWKNISNLSGGEKTLSSLALVFALHHFKPTPLYVMDEIDAALDFKNVSIVANYIKERTKNAQFIIISLRNNMFELADRLVGIYKTDNCTKSVVVNPALICI is encoded by the exons AGTTTCTCATCTATCGTTGGTCCCAATGGATCTGGAAAGTCCAATGTTATTGATGCAATGTTATTTGTGTTTGGATACAGATCAAAAAAGATCCGCTCAAAGAAAGTTTCATTACTCATCCACAATTCAGAAAATCATCAGAACATAGAAAGCTGTAGTGTCACtgtgttttttcaaaaaattatagatCTG CCTGGGGATGATTTTGAAGTTGTTCCTAATAGTCAATTTCGAGTGTGTCGTGTTGCACGTAAGGATGGCTCATCAGACTACTACATGAATGGCAAGAAGGCTACATTTAAAGAGATTGGAACCATCCTTAGGGCTTGTGGTATTGATCTTGATCATAACAGATTCTTAATCTTGCAg GGCGAGGTAGAACAAATTTCAATGATGAAACCTAAAGCAGAATCAGAGCATGATGATGGTATGTTAGAATATTTAGAAGACATTATTGGTACTAACCGTTTCAAGGAGCCAATTGAACAGGCCTATAAAGAAGTAGAAGAGTTAAATGAGAAAAGAGGAGAAAAA TTGAATCGTGCAAAAGCAGTTGAGAAAGAAAAAGATGAGTTGGAGGGAGCAAAGAATGAAGCGACAGAGTTTCTTACAATGGAaaacaaaattatcaaaaaaaatcatatgTTGTACCAAAAATACAT ATTTGACTGCACAGAGATTGAATCAAAATCTACTGAAAAGCGTGATGAAATAAAGAAACAGCTTGATGATTTGCAGGAGCAATTGAAAGTTTTTATAG atcaaaagaaagaaaaaggaaaagaatacaagaagataaataa GTTATTTGATCAACTTGTGGAAGAAGCTGAGGAGAAGAAAAAAGCGTTTGCTGAATTCGAAAAATACGATTTAAAAATTCGAGAG gAACTTAAAcacagaaaacaaaataaaaagaaactaGACAAAAGTTTGGAAGCTGAAAAGAAAAAG TTCGAAGAGTTAAAAAATGTACCAGAGAAAAGTCAAGCTGAAATAGAGCAATGTACACAATCTTTGGAACAACTAGAG aaacaaaaagaaagtgaaGAACAGAAATTAAACGAGATTATGGCTG GATTAAAGCATGAAACAGAGGGAATGCAACAGGAAAAAGAA GTCAAAGAACACGAATTAAtggaaaagcaaaaaaatgttaatgagGCCAAATCTAAG CTTGATGTAGCGTCTAGTGAGTTGGAAATCTACTTGAGTGAATTTAAAAAGTTGCAAGAGCAGTTTGAGAAGGCCAAAGATAATGCAGAGAAAGCGAAAGAAGTGAGAGAAGAAAAAGAGAA GCAATTTGTGTCCTTTCAAGAAGATTTACCAGTACTTAATAAAGAATTATCTGAAGCAAAAAAGGAACTTGAAGTAGTTACCGAAGAAGAATCACAGATCTCAGGAAAG GTCAAAGTAAATCGTTTAAAAGTTGAAGAAACAAGGAGCTCAATGCAGGCATCTCAATCCAG AGGTGCAGTAATTGAAGCACTaatgaaagagaaaaagaatggACGTTTGAAAGGAATATATGGAAGATTG GGTGATCTTGGTGGTATCGACAACAAGTATGACATAGCCATCAGTACATCATGTGGAGCGCTCgattttattgttgttgataATATGGAAACTGCACAAAAAGGTGTTGAATTTTTGAGGAAAAATAATATTGGATCTACAACTTTCATTGCACTTGATAag GTCGCTCACTGGAAGCAAAAAGCCAACTCAAAAATTAAGAC tccaGAAAATGTAAAGCGCTTGTATGATCTTGTTCAAATGAAAGACGAGGCtgtaaaaactgcattttatttTGCCATGAAAGATACTCTAGTTGCTGATACCTTGGATCAAGCTACAAGAATTGCTTACCCCAAG GAGCCTAAAGCCCAAAGATGGAGAGTGGTCACTCTGAAAGGAGAACTAATTGAAATGTCAG GTACAATGAGTGGTGGTGGTACTAAACCATCGAAAGGTCGAATGGGGTGTCGGGTTACAGAAACTGTCGACCCAAAAACTGTTGAGAAACTTCAACGAGATTTGAATGTGGACCTTGAGAAGTTAGAG ACTCTTCGTCAAAGAAAATCCAACTTGGAAGACACTGTTCAAAATTTAACCAAACAACTTCAAAATGCAGAACATCAATTGAAAAAGCTTAAAATGGAGATTGAG tcCTTGTCTGTACAAGAAAAAGAACAGAAGGAAAGGGTAAAAGTATTAagtaatcaagtcaaaaatTCAACTCCTGATCCTAATCATGAAAAGAAACTGCGGAAAGAAATTGATGGTTATGAGAAAA ctTATAAAAAGGCTGCTGATGCTGCTGGAAAAATAGAGAAAGAAGTGCAGAG tttgcACAATAAAATTATGGAGATTGGAAAATCTAAGCTGGGTGGCCAGCAG GCCAAAGTGGATTCAGTGAATAAAATCATCGACGAAGTTACTCAAAGGAAAACGAAAGCTTCGGTTGCTCTTAAAACAGCAGAcag AAACATAAAAAAAGCCGAGGAGAAGGTAAAAAGTATTGAGAAGGATGTCGAAGAAAACACTGCTGCTATTAAAAATATCGAAGAG GTGGAGTTGAAAAAGTTAGAAGATGATGCAACAACAGTTTTAAACGAAGCACAAGAGGGACAG gaaAAAATGAAAGAGATGCAACTAAAACTTGAGGAAGTTAAGACAGCCTTCGAAGCTACTGATAAGGACGAAGCTGATCTTCGCAGCAAAGAGATAGATATCAAACACGAACATCAAAAGTATGAAACCACAGTAAAGGAGAACCATAACAAAATCATACATTGGCAAAATAAG ttaaCTGGTTTAGCTCTTCATAATGTCCCCAAATCAGCAAGTGAAAGCTCGAGCGAAGCTGAAACGCTGATCGCTCTCACTCCTGAAGAAATACAGGAATTGGATGATACTGCAATTGCG tatgaaATTACTGTCCTTACGGAAAAGCTCGCAGAGATGCAACCCAACATGGCTGCCATCacggaatattttaaaaaa GAAGAAGCGTATCTATCTCGTGTGAAAGAATTAGAAGAGGTCACGACTGAACGCGATGATAAACGAAAAGAGCACGATAGTCTACGTAAGCAACGATTAGACGAGTTTATGGCAGGGTTTAGCATCATCACCACCAAGTTAAAAGAAATGTACCAG ATGATAACGTTAGGAGGTGATGCCGAATTAGAACTGGTGGATAGTTTAGATCCGTTCTCTGAAGGAATTGTCTTCAG TGTCAGACCACCAAAGAAAAGTTggaaaaacatttcaaatttaTCGGGTGGAGAAAAGACTTTAAGTTCGCTTGCTTTG GTGTTCGCTCTCCATCACTTCAAACCAACACCACTTTATGTTATGGACGAGATAGACGCTGCACTTGACTTCAAAAACGTGTCTATTGTAGCTAATTACATCAAG GAACGAACAAAAAACGCACAATTCATCATCATCAGCTTGCGAAACAACATGTTCGAGCTAGCTGATCGCTTGGTCGGTATTTACAAAACCGATAATTGCACGAAGAGCGTGGTAGTTAATCcggcattgatttgtatttgA